In a genomic window of Trachemys scripta elegans isolate TJP31775 chromosome 12, CAS_Tse_1.0, whole genome shotgun sequence:
- the LOC117885315 gene encoding ribonuclease-like yields the protein MAPSGPRPALLLTLALLAACVALTLGQRWNPLNDIFRIEHVDFPKTVATNNNAYCNRMMWDRVMYWKYTNTFIHATAENISKVCTTDGVASGPYRYKSTSPFNITTCTFNPWSISYTGISAEQKIVISCWRDLPVFYVKSI from the coding sequence ATGGCTCCAAGCGGACCCCGCCCTGCGCTCCTGCTGACCCTCGCACTGCTGGCTGCCTGTGTGGCTCTGACCCTCGGGCAGAGGTGGAACCCGCTGAATGACATATTCCGGATAGAACACGTGGACTTTCCCAAGACCGTCGCCACCAACAACAACGCCTACTGCAACAGGATGATGTGGGACCGGGTGATGTACTGGAAATACACCAACACCTTCATCCATGCGACAGCCGAGAACATCAGCAAAGTCTGCACGACAGATGGGGTAGCCAGCGGGCCCTACCGGTACAAGAGCACGAGTCCCTTCAACATCACCACCTGCACATTTAACCCCTGGAGCATCTCTTACACCGGGATCAGCGCAGAACAAAAAATCGTCATCTCTTGCTGGCGTGATCTCCCTGTTTTCTATGTGAAGAGCATATAA